A single window of Aspergillus flavus chromosome 4, complete sequence DNA harbors:
- a CDS encoding acyl-CoA N-acyltransferase — protein sequence MPPTKSISVSLHPALPTDAPTLDEIHSKAFPNDLLLEVMYGPREENTVGLAQDLEKAIRENPNARFTKAVDDESGRVVGWSWWIIYRDAEAHVKAEQEAVKKRATPPPRSICPRACLEYRQLVVEKRERWTGGRGVAILQILVVHPEYQGCGIGTKLLMAGVQEAKSLQLPAWLEASRAGYTLYKKCGFRDVGENLDLDLAKYGATGQKHGFCMLMDAVHVD from the exons ATGCCCCCAACCAAGAGCATATCAGTATCCCTCCACCCCGCCCTCCCCACCGACGCCCCCACCCTCGACGAAATCCACAGCAAAGCCTTCCCCAACGACCTCCTCCTGGAGGTCATGTACGGCCCCCGTGAAGAAAACACCGTAGGCCTAGCTCAGGACCTAGAGAAAGCTATCCGGGAAAACCCCAACGCCCGATTTACGAAGGCCGTTGATGACGAGTCGGGCCGGGTTGTCGGGTGGTCGTGGTGGATTATCTATCGCGATGCAGAGGCCCATGTAAAGGCGGAGCAGGAGGCGGTTAAGAAGCGTGCTACGCCGCCGCCGAGGTCGATTTGTCCAAGGGCGTGTTTGGAGTATCGGCagttggtggtggagaagagggagaggtggactggggggaggggggtCGCTA ttCTACAGATCTTAGTGGTCCATCCAGAGTATCAGGGCTGTGGGATCGGAACCAAGCTACTAATGGCTGGGGTGCAAGAGGCAAAGAGTCTCCAGCTACCGGCTTGGTTGGAGGCTTCGCGGGCTGGGTATACACTCTACAAGAAGTGTGGGTTCCGGGATGTCGGCGAGAATCTAGATCTTGATTTGGCCAAGTATGGTGCCACGGGGCAGAAGCATGGGTTCTGTATGTTGATGGATGCTGTTCATGTTGACTAA